Proteins co-encoded in one Quercus robur chromosome 8, dhQueRobu3.1, whole genome shotgun sequence genomic window:
- the LOC126697004 gene encoding probable methyltransferase PMT16, giving the protein MACPNPLYHLWFFNTQRANLYCLTFIAVLCSFFYLIGIWTHSTIIPIPITSSSSAGAATQCSLQPLIATRSAAVTLDFRAHHMAADPPPTAARVLHLPPCDPKLSEYTPCEDAKRSLKFDRNMLIYRERHCPEPNEVLKCRVSAPHGYTAPFHWPESRENVWYANVPHKWLTFEKKKQNWVRFEKDRFKFPGGGTMFPNGADAYIDDISRLINLKDGSIRTAIDTGCGVASWGAYLLSRNIVTVSFAPRDTHEAQVQFALERGVPALIGVLASIRLPYPSRAFDMAHCSRCLIPWGQYDGLYLIEVDRILRPGGYWILSGPPINWEKHWKGWNRTQQDLKAEQTGIENVAKSLCWKKLKQKDDLAIWQKPTNHIHCKINRKVFKKPQFCQAQDPDKAWYTKMDKCLTPLPEVSDIKKVSGGTLAKWPERLTSIPPRISEGTLKGITAETFTENTELWKNRVAHYKTLDYQLAEPGRYRNLLDMNSYLGGFAAALVDDPVWVMNIVPVEAEINTLGVIYERGLIGTYQNWCEAMSTYPRTYDFIHADSVFSLYKDRCDMEDILLEMDRILRPEGSVIFRDDVDYLVKIKSTLDAMQWDSRIVDHEMGPHQREKILLAVKQYWTAPAPQEGKNAS; this is encoded by the exons ATGGCTTGTCCAAACCCACTGTACCATCTCTGGTTCTTCAACACCCAaagagccaatctttattgccTCACCTTCATAGCCGTCCTCTGTTCCTTCTTCTACCTCATCGGAATCTGGACCCACTCCACCATCATCCCCATCCCcatcacctcctcctcctccgccgGCGCCGCGACCCAATGTTCCCTCCAACCCCTCATCGCCACAAGATCCGCCGCCGTCACACTCGACTTCAGGGCCCACCACATGGCCGCAGACCCACCACCCACGGCGGCGCGTGTCCTCCACCTCCCACCCTGCGATCCCAAACTCTCAGAGTACACGCCATGCGAGGACGCCAAAAGGTCCCTGAAGTTCGACAGAAACATGTTGATATATCGAGAGAGACACTGCCCTGAACCCAACGAGGTTCTCAAGTGTCGCGTCTCAGCCCCGCATGGCTACACGGCGCCGTTTCACTGGCCTGAGAGCAGAGAAAACGTTTGGTACGCTAACGTGCCCCATAAATGGTTAACGTTCGAGAAGAAGAAACAGAATTGGGTCCGGTTCGAGAAAGACCGGTTCAAGTTCCCTGGCGGTGGGACCATGTTCCCCAACGGTGCTGATGCGTACATTGATGATATTTCCAGGTTGATTAATCTCAAAGATGGTTCTATAAGAACCGCCATTGATACTGGTTGCGGG GTTGCTAGTTGGGGAGCATATCTTCTTTCACGTAACATTGTGACAGTGTCATTTGCACCAAGAGATACGCATGAAGCTCAGGTCCAATTTGCTCTTGAACGAGGAGTACCAGCATTGATTGGAGTTCTTGCTTCAATTAGGCTTCCTTATCCTTCAAGAGCCTTTGACATGGCTCACTGCTCACGTTGCCTCATTCCTTGGGGCCAGTACG ATGGGCTTTATTTAATTGAAGTTGATCGAATTTTACGTCCTGGTGGGTATTGGATTCTGTCTGGGCCACCAATAAACTGGGAGAAACACTGGAAAGGCTGGAACAGAACACAACAAGATCTTAAGGCAGAGCAGACTGGTATTGAGAATGTAGCAAAAAGTCTATGCTGGAAAAAACTAAAACAGAAGGATGACCTTGCTATTTGGCAGAAACCCACTAATCATATCCATTGCAAGATCAATAGGAAGGTTTTCAAGAAACCACAATTCTGCCAGGCACAGGATCCAGACAAGGCCTG GTACACTAAAATGGATAAATGTTTGACCCCACTTCCTGAAGTTTCTGACATTAAAAAAGTGTCAGGTGGGACATTAGCAAAATGGCCAGAAAGGCTAACTTCAATTCCACCAAGGATTAGTGAAGGAACTTTGAAGGGAATTACAGCTGAGACTTTCACAGAAAATACAGAGCTATGGAAAAACAGAGTAGCACATTATAAGACCTTGGACTATCAACTAGCTGAGCCTGGCAGGTACCGTAACTTGCTGGATATGAATTCTTACTTAGGAGGATTTGCAGCTGCACTAGTTGATGATCCAGTGTGGGTTATGAACATTGTACCGGTTGAGGCTGAGATCAATACCCTTGGAGTCATCTATGAACGTGGATTGATTGGAACATATCAAAATTG GTGCGAGGCCATGTCCACGTACCCGCGTACTTATGACTTCATCCATGCTGATTCAGTTTTTAGCCTCTACAAAGACAG ATGTGATATGGAAGATATTCTTTTAGAGATGGATCGGATTTTAAGGCCAGAAGGTAGTGTGATATTCAGAGATGATGTAGATTACTTGGTAAAAATAAAGAGCACATTAGATGCAATGCAATGGGATAGCAGAATTGTAGACCATGAAATGGGACCCCATCAGAGAGAGAAGATTTTATTGGCAGTCAAGCAGTATTGGACAGCTCCAGCACCTCAAGAAGGCAAAAACGCTTCATAA